One segment of Cyprinus carpio isolate SPL01 chromosome B20, ASM1834038v1, whole genome shotgun sequence DNA contains the following:
- the LOC109101827 gene encoding activator of 90 kDa heat shock protein ATPase homolog 1-like, producing MAKWGEGDPRWIVEERADATNVNNWHWTERDVTSWSQDTINSLLLGLRVEGEEGSCEITDVSNIDGEASINNRKGKLIYFYEWVVKASWTGTNKIGIKYKGTVEILNLSDENDMDDLDICVRLCKDQPNTPLTDLMRKEGVKKIRMALGNYVKHLKTEFSQGMILPTENAINGQNQETQAKVKTRQTQMGSSTTKSTPNTGVKISTVSLTIKDTFLTSPEELYRVFLNQEMVQAFTHLAAFVDGCSGGKFRLLEGNVNGQFAELIPDQKIVMKWRFSSWPAGHAATVILNFVNQGSETELILEARGVPSNDEERMKEGWQRYYFDAIKQTFGYGARLC from the exons atggCCAAATGGGGAGAAGGAGACCCGCGCTGGATTGTGGAAGAAAGAGCAGATGCGACAAATGTCAATAACTGGCACTG GACAGAGAGAGATGTCACAAGCTGGTCTCAAGATACAATAAATAGCCTTCTTCTTGGGCTTCGTGTAGAGGGTGAAGAAGGCTCATGCGAGATCACAGACGTCAGCAATATAGATGGCGAGGCCTCTATCAACAACCGCAAAGGGAAACTCATCTACTTCTATGAGTGGGTTGTTAAAGCCTCATGGACTG GTACAAATAAAATAGGAATCAAATATAAAGGCACTGTGGAAATACTGAATCTCTCTGATGAAAATGACATGGATGACTTAGAT aTTTGTGTTAGACTTTGTAAAGACCAGCCAAACACACCTCTGACTGACCTCATGAGGAAGGAGGGAGTCAAGAAAATCAGAATGGCACTGGGCAACTATGTCAAACATCTCAAAACAG AGTTCTCTCAGGGTATGATTTTACCAACAGAAAATGCAATTAACGGACAGAATCAGGAGACACAAGCCAAGGTCAAAACTAGACAAA CACAGATGGGATCCTCCACAACAAAAAGCACTCCCAACACTGGAGTTAAAATTTCAACAGTATCTTTGACTATAAAAGATACCTTTCTCACCTCACCAGAAGAGTTGTACAGGGTTTTCCTAAACCAAGAG ATGGTACAAGCATTTACACACCTGGCTGCCTTTGTGGATGGGTGCTCAGGTGGCAAATTCCGGCTGCTGGAAGGAAATGTTAATGGGCAGTTTGCAGAACTG ATTCCAGACCAGAAAATTGTCATGAAATGGAGGTTTTCAAGTTGGCCAGCTG GACACGCAGCAACTGTCATTTTAAACTTCGTAAATCAAGGCAGTGAGACAGAGCTGATTCTGGAGGCCAGAGGAGTTCCCAGCAATGACGAGGAAAGAATGAAAGAGGGCTGGCAGAGATACTACTTTGATGCCATTAAACAGACGTTTGGTTATGGAGCAAGACTCTGTTAA